The Hypnocyclicus thermotrophus genomic sequence CAATTAAATCAGCTATTGAAAAATCATCATTACTAGATGTATTTGCCACTATATTCCCTGCTAAATTTGCATTCCCTGTAAAGCTATCTAAAACATCTGTAGTTTTTAAATTTCCTTGTCCCATTTTACTTTCTGCTATTGTTGTTTTAGCTTCTGTATACTCTTTTGCTTTTGATATATTTTTATTGATTAAATTTTCTAATGGTTTAGAAATATCTTCATATACTTTTTTAGCACCTTCAATTGCTACAGCTGAATTAGTAGTTGTAGCTATAGCTTTTACCATATCTTCTGTATTTAATGTAGTAATATCATTTATCGTTGCATTACTTATTTGTATTGCACTTAAGCTAGTTACATCAAATTTCACTTTTGAAGCTACTTCTTCACTTTCATTACTAGTTGCTCTCATATCACTATCGCCATTGATAGTTTCTTCAGCAATATTTACTGATTCTGCAAAATCTCCTTCTCTTAATGCTTGCTCTTGTTTAAAGGCTTTTACTTCCTCTGTATCTTTTGCTTTATCAATTGACTCAAACATATTACATGCTGTAATTAGCAAAGAAAAAGATACAATTATTAATAATTTTTTCATTTTAATTCCTCCTTTTTATATATTATAAAAGAATTTTTAATATCTCATCAATTAAGACCTGTTATTAATATTATACTACATTTATACAATGCTTTACTTTCTTTTTAAATGTTTTATTAAAATGAATTTTTAATAATTTTGTAAGGTAATTTTTCAAATATACAACTTACTGACTTTCTAAGATGTATCCTTTTTATAGTCTCGGCAAAAAGTGGTGCAACTGAAATAATTTTTATTTTATCATTATTTTTTATATATTCATTTTTTACACTATCTGTTGAAATTATTTTTTCAATAGGGCTATTTTCTATTTTTTCTAATCCTTCTTTAGTTAACAAAACATGTGATAATACTGCATAGATTTTTTTAGCACCTCTTTTTTTTAATTCATAAGCTAAATCTATTAAAGTCCCTCCTGAAATAGTAAAATCATCCGTAATTACTATATTTTTCCCTTCTACATTACCTACAATATCTAATATTTTTGCATTTTCTAAATGATCTCGTCTTGTTTTATCTGCTATTGCTATTGGCAAATCTAAATATTCAGAATACATTCTAGCTTCTTTTGCAAATCCTGAATCTGGAGAAACAATCATTAAATTATTTAAATTCATTGTTTTAATATATTCAGATAATAATGACATAGCGAAAAGATGATCCACTGGTTTTTTAAAAAAACCTTGTATTTGAGGGCTATGTAAATCCATTGTAACTACTCTATCTGCTCCCGATACTTCAATACATTCAGCACAAACTCTAGCTCTAATCGATACTCTTGGCTCATCTTTTTTATCACCTTTTGCATAACTAAAAAATGGAATAATCGCTGTTACCTGTTTTGCACTTGCTCTTTTAAATGCATCCATCCAAAATAATATTTCTGTAAATTCATCATTTGGATTCATTCCTATTGATTGAACTAAATATACATCTTTATCTCTTACCGTTTCTTGAATTTGTACAAAAATATTTCCTTCAGAAAATTTTTTTACACTTGATTTCCCTAGAGTAGAATTTAAATATTTACACATTTTTTCTGCAAACTCTTTTCCTGTACTACCTGCAAAGATTTTAATATCTTTTAATTCATTAATCAAAGATATTTCCCCCTTTTTATTTTAGTTAATTAAACTATTAATCTCAATAATTTAAATCATTATATTTTTTTATTAAGAAAATTCTTTCCTTTTTTTATACAGTATATAAAGAATTTATTAATTCCCTATATTTATTTAATATTTTCTATACCTCTATACTATTTTCCTCTAAAAAACAAAAAAAAGCAAATTGAATTATCAATTTGCTTTAAAATCATTATTTAGTTACTCTTTCTACATATTCTCCCGTTCTAGTATCTACTTTTATTATATCCCCAATATTTACAAATAAAGGTACTTGTAATTCATATCCTGTTTCTATTGTAGCTGGTTTCATTACTTTTCCTGTTGTATCTCCTCTAAGTCCAGGTTCTGTATAAGTTACTTCTCTTTCTACAGATGTAGGTAATTCTATTCCCACTGGTTTTCCTTCATAGAAAAGAACATCTATTACCATTTCTTCTACTAAATATTTTGGAGCATCTTCTAAATCTTCTTTTCTTAATGCAATTTGATCAAATGTTTCTTGATCCATAAAATTATAGTCTCCATCCATTTCATATAAAAATTGCATAGATTTTTTATCTAATCTAATATCATCAAATTTATCTCCAGCTTTAACAACTTCTTCTTTTATTTGTCCTGTTATAACATTTTTTAATTTAAATTTCATAACTGCAGCATTTCTTCCAGATTTATTAAATGTTGCTTTTAATATAAAAAATACATCATTCCCCATTTTTATAATATTTCCAGATGAAAATTCTTGAGCTGTTTTCATTAAAAATTCCTCCTAAATTATTTTAAATTTTGCTCAATAAAGAGCATCAAATTATCTATTAAATTATGTTTTTTAATACTATTACTAAATTTCAAAAAAATTTTTCTATCAATTTTAAAAAAATCATCAAAATATACATCATTTCTATCATAATTATTGATTTTTCTCAAGTTATAATTATACATTATTTTTTTATATATTTCAAATTCTTTTTGTGGAAAAAATTTTGAAATGATTTGTAAAAAACCGCTTATCTTATTTAAGTGTTCTAGTTCTTCTTGACAATATGCATGCCACAAAAAAGGTTTTCCTGCAAGAATTGCTCTTACAAAACTTTCTTCTCCTCTTACTAAATTATAGTCTGAAAAATAAAGAACTTTATCAAAATCCTCTTGAGATAAATAATTCATAAAAATTAAATCAATATTATCTATTTTTTTGTCTAATCCTCTAAAATATTTTTGCGTTTTTTCTCCAAATAGTAATAATGTATAATTTTGTTTTTGTTTTTTTAGATACTTCATTAAATTATCAAAATTAAATTCATAAGTAAATATTGTAATAATTTTATTTTCAATATTTATATCTAATTTTAATTCATTATTAAAAAAATATTTTTTTGAATAAATAGGGATTTCAAAATCAGATATAATTCCTCCTGTTCCTTCTTCTATTCCAGGCATAAAAAAATATTTTTTTATATTATTATATCCCGAATAAGACGGCATTAAATGATAATCTTTTGTCCACTCTTCTATATTTAAATATTCTAAATTTATTATCAGCTTTGTTTTATTATTATTTTCAAAATAACTTTCATCTATATCGCAACCAAATGCTTCTATAACTATTTCTGATTTCTCAATTTCAAAATAATCCACCTTATTTATATCTATATAAAGAATATTTCCTAATTTTTGTTGTGTTTTATTTATAGAAATATTCTTATTAATTTTATTAAAAGATTTTAAGTTATTTAAAAAAACTTTTATTTCTAATTTATCATTTCGTTTATGCAATTGTCTCGCTAATCTAAAGACAAATCCTATATCCCCATAATTATCTATTACATTACAAAATATTGCTACACTTTTCATCTTTCTCACCTTATTTTAGTATATCACAAACTCAAAAAAAATATAATTTATTTTATATAAAAAATATGTTATTATAATAATATATAAATTTTATAAAGGCGGTGGGTTATATGGTTTTATTAGGAAGTATTATTATTTTAAGTATCCTTATTTTATTTACAAAAGGGAATATTCTTTTAGGTAGTATTTTTATTATTATTCAATTAATTTTAATTACTTTTGCAACTAAAAAGTTGTTTCATTTACAAAAACTTTTAGAAAATATTTTTTCAAAACTAGAAAACAATGATATTGATTTTACTGAATATGAAGATAAATACCCTTCATTAAAAAGATTATTTGGATTTTTTAATAAAATTTCTCAGATAGTGTCTATAATCAACTATTCTTCAAAAAATTTAAAAGAACTCTCTAATCATTTAACTAAAGAAACTGAAGAAATTATTAAAGGCTCTAATGAAAACACTGATAATCTTTTAGCATTAGAGAATAAAACAAAAGATATACTCGATAGTGTAACTAATCAATACGCTTCAACAGAAGAAATATCAGCTACTATTAATAACTTATCTGAAAGTTTTAAAATAGTTGCTGAAAATGCAGAGCAAACTATGATTTTATCAAATGATACTGCAAAAGCAGCTAAAAAAGGTGGAAAAAGTGTTACAAAAACACTTAATGAAATGAGAAAAATTGAAACACTTATGCAAATAATTGAGACTAAAACCAATGAATTAGCTTCTTCTTCAGAAAAAATTGTAAATATAGTAAATATGATAAATCAAATATCTGAACAAACAAATTTACTTGCATTAAATGCAGCAATTGAAGCAGCTAGAGCTGGAGAAGCTGGTAAAGGTTTTGCAGTAGTTGCTGAAGAAGTAAGAAAACTAGCTGATGATTCTGGAAAAGCTACAAAAGAAATAGAGGATTTAATTAAAATAATACAAAATGAAACAAATGAAGTTATTAATGCTGTACAAGAAAGTTATAATGAAGTAAAAGTAGGTATAAAACTTTCTGAAGATACCATAAAAGAAATAGATAATATCGTTGAACAAACTGAAAGTACTAATAAAGAAGTTACTAATATTTCTAATGCTATTAATCAGCAATCAACAGCAATAGAAGAGATTCAAGTTGCAACTGAAACTGTAGCTTTTAACGGTGAAACAATTACAAACATCAGTCAAGAACAAACATATATTTTTGAAATTATAAGTAATAAATTAAATGAATTTTTAGAAGAAATTTCTAGACTTAATGAAATTTCTCATAGCTTAACTGGAAGTATAAATGGAATAGCTATTTTAGATAATAATAATCAAATTCAAGATTTAATTAAATGGGACAATAAATATAGTGTTAATAATGAAAAAATAGATAATCAGCATAAAAAACTTGTAACTTTAGTAAATACATTAAATGCTGCTATGCTACTTGGACAAAGTAAAAGTATAATTAATGAAATTATAGCAGAGTTAGCTGATTATACTGTTACACATTTTAAAGATGAAGAAGAATATATGGAAAGCATTGGATATGATGATTTAGAAAATCATAAAAAAATTCATAAAACATTTGTAGAACAAGTAGTTAAAGTACAAAATGATATAAAATCTGGAAAATCAAGTGTATCTAATGAACTT encodes the following:
- a CDS encoding bacteriohemerythrin; the encoded protein is MVLLGSIIILSILILFTKGNILLGSIFIIIQLILITFATKKLFHLQKLLENIFSKLENNDIDFTEYEDKYPSLKRLFGFFNKISQIVSIINYSSKNLKELSNHLTKETEEIIKGSNENTDNLLALENKTKDILDSVTNQYASTEEISATINNLSESFKIVAENAEQTMILSNDTAKAAKKGGKSVTKTLNEMRKIETLMQIIETKTNELASSSEKIVNIVNMINQISEQTNLLALNAAIEAARAGEAGKGFAVVAEEVRKLADDSGKATKEIEDLIKIIQNETNEVINAVQESYNEVKVGIKLSEDTIKEIDNIVEQTESTNKEVTNISNAINQQSTAIEEIQVATETVAFNGETITNISQEQTYIFEIISNKLNEFLEEISRLNEISHSLTGSINGIAILDNNNQIQDLIKWDNKYSVNNEKIDNQHKKLVTLVNTLNAAMLLGQSKSIINEIIAELADYTVTHFKDEEEYMESIGYDDLENHKKIHKTFVEQVVKVQNDIKSGKSSVSNELIDFLKKWLIEHIMKTDKKYVK
- the earP gene encoding elongation factor P maturation arginine rhamnosyltransferase EarP — its product is MKSVAIFCNVIDNYGDIGFVFRLARQLHKRNDKLEIKVFLNNLKSFNKINKNISINKTQQKLGNILYIDINKVDYFEIEKSEIVIEAFGCDIDESYFENNNKTKLIINLEYLNIEEWTKDYHLMPSYSGYNNIKKYFFMPGIEEGTGGIISDFEIPIYSKKYFFNNELKLDINIENKIITIFTYEFNFDNLMKYLKKQKQNYTLLLFGEKTQKYFRGLDKKIDNIDLIFMNYLSQEDFDKVLYFSDYNLVRGEESFVRAILAGKPFLWHAYCQEELEHLNKISGFLQIISKFFPQKEFEIYKKIMYNYNLRKINNYDRNDVYFDDFFKIDRKIFLKFSNSIKKHNLIDNLMLFIEQNLK
- a CDS encoding ribose-phosphate diphosphokinase; this encodes MINELKDIKIFAGSTGKEFAEKMCKYLNSTLGKSSVKKFSEGNIFVQIQETVRDKDVYLVQSIGMNPNDEFTEILFWMDAFKRASAKQVTAIIPFFSYAKGDKKDEPRVSIRARVCAECIEVSGADRVVTMDLHSPQIQGFFKKPVDHLFAMSLLSEYIKTMNLNNLMIVSPDSGFAKEARMYSEYLDLPIAIADKTRRDHLENAKILDIVGNVEGKNIVITDDFTISGGTLIDLAYELKKRGAKKIYAVLSHVLLTKEGLEKIENSPIEKIISTDSVKNEYIKNNDKIKIISVAPLFAETIKRIHLRKSVSCIFEKLPYKIIKNSF
- the efp gene encoding elongation factor P; the protein is MKTAQEFSSGNIIKMGNDVFFILKATFNKSGRNAAVMKFKLKNVITGQIKEEVVKAGDKFDDIRLDKKSMQFLYEMDGDYNFMDQETFDQIALRKEDLEDAPKYLVEEMVIDVLFYEGKPVGIELPTSVEREVTYTEPGLRGDTTGKVMKPATIETGYELQVPLFVNIGDIIKVDTRTGEYVERVTK